TGTCTATTGGTGTGTTACTTTCAGAAAAGTTGACACCAACAGTTGTTGTCTTTAATGGCTTAGGAGAGTTAAATGGAAAGCTAGTTTTGACAAAAGAAGAACTCCTTATATTGTTAAATGGTAGCAATGAGCAGTTGCAATTTATATTTATAGATAGTGTAGAGAAAGTTGGCAACAGTTTTGGTGGCATCACTACTCTTATTAAAGAGAATATCTACCATTTCTTATTCGGTGGTGATTTGAGAAAACAACGCTTTATTGAAAATCTTTCACTTGATGAGACAAAAATCGTACTACCTCGTTATGTGTTGCATCAGTATAAAGATGAAACATTTGGCACGGTGAACATACCAATGGAGCAAATAAAATGAGCAAAGAACTTGTAGGAAAATTTCTTCCTTTGGGAAGTATGTTGAAATTAAAAGGAACAGAAGATGATAACTTGCTTTACTTCGTGGTTGCACGTGCAATAAAAGAAAATGAAGCAGCAGAAATCGTTCCACGTTATAAAGTGGCACCTCATCCATATGGGGATATCCCAACCAAAGCGGTATTTTCTATCGAATCTACTCAGATTAATGAAGTTTTGTTTGAAGCCTACGAGGATGAACAAGATAAGACTTTCTTAGATGACTTAATATATCAGATAAGGCATGCACCTAAACAAGCAGTGAAGCAAGAACAAGAAACAGAAATAGGCAAGGTGGATAAGCTCTCAGAAGCAAATGAAAGAGAGCTATTGATTCAAGACCCATTTTATAAATTTAGAAAGAGGTAAAAATATGGTAAGAATTGCATCAAATGAAGCGACAGCACAATCAGCTGTTTCAAGTATTTCAAACCTTACGATGCCAAGAGGCAGGACGATTAATCTAGGTCAAAGTACCGTACCAAGTATGAAAACAGGGGTTGAGGTCTCTAATCAACTATTAGCTAACGTAGAGAAACTAGTTAAAAGGGTGCAAACGCAAGCCGATAAATTTCCAAAACTTGCTCAAGTGATGGCACGAAGAGATCAACAGCAAACGTTTAATGCAGGAGACGACTTATGGTAAAGGATAAAAGTTCTGATGAACGGTATGTTTATTCGCAACAAATTCTAGCACGAGAGCAACAAATGGATTTGATTGATACAAATTACCAACAGTATGAATTTTGGCAGACAGATACCCTATCTAGTATCGATAACATCTATAACAGTTGGGAAATAAAAGAAGCAAGCTTACTTGAGCTGAAAAATGTTGATGGGCCTAATTTTGATGGGGCGGCGCTATACGTTAACAATGCGAATGAACTTAATGACCAACTTAATGCATTAATTACGAGTAGCAATGAAGCGAGTCAAAGTATTGTAGAAAATGCGCAGACAGTTCAGGATAATTCAAGTGAGTTTGAACGGCTACTTGCTTCTGCTAATACAACGCAAGCCAATGCTCGAAAAGTATTGTATAATACGACTTATTTAGCAGATACAGGGCTATATGACTTGGATGCAATCAAAAATTACTATGTAAATTTCTCAAAAGTATTGGCCAATACTAGAACAGTAGGTGTAGATACGACTGCAATCTATGATTTC
The DNA window shown above is from Lactococcus paracarnosus and carries:
- a CDS encoding DUF4176 domain-containing protein; translated protein: MSKELVGKFLPLGSMLKLKGTEDDNLLYFVVARAIKENEAAEIVPRYKVAPHPYGDIPTKAVFSIESTQINEVLFEAYEDEQDKTFLDDLIYQIRHAPKQAVKQEQETEIGKVDKLSEANERELLIQDPFYKFRKR